In Daphnia magna isolate NIES linkage group LG5, ASM2063170v1.1, whole genome shotgun sequence, a single genomic region encodes these proteins:
- the LOC123472410 gene encoding 50S ribosomal protein L20-like: MLITRVLFNRAPKADNFWKRRRVFKLTAHYRGRKRNCYSIAIKYLHRALVYVKKGRKLKKKDAIELWQQRISAGCRELGSSYEALVRGMARCQIALDKKTLANLAIWEPRTFKSLTQIAAAKLRQEPIKGLNDISPPPAGVITRGML; this comes from the exons ATGTTGATTACCAGAGTATTATTCAACCGGGCTCCTAAAGCAGACAATTTCTGGAAACGAAGACGAGTCTTCAAATTGACAGCC CATTACCGAGGTCGAAAGAGAAACTGCTACAGCATAGCCATTAAATATCTCCACCGGGCTTTGGTTTATGTTAAGAAAGGAcgtaaattgaaaaagaaagatgccATTGAG TTATGGCAGCAACGGATTTCAGCAGGATGCAGAGAACTGGGCTCTTCATACGAAGCTCTGGTTAGGGGAATGGCCAGATGCCAAATTGCACTTGATAAAAAGACCCTTGCCAATCTTGCCATTTGGGAACCAAGGACTTTCAAG TCCCTGACTCAGATAGCTGCAGCCAAACTAAGGCAAGAGCCCATCAAGGGCCTGAATGACATAAGCCCTCCACCAGCAGGAGTGATAACACGAGGGATGTTGTag
- the LOC123472408 gene encoding serine/threonine-protein kinase/endoribonuclease IRE1-like — protein MWKTEFYRPELLGIGKSAGVYRGKCNSKDCAVKRVQREKVKECEEKVMENLKGHPNIVELLYCGTVREFVHYVLELCAASLEKLFLKPDDPERYKGPPMPHDLHIFHQLALGLEYIHSKNLIHRDIKPENILISVRGAGQDAEITIKWADFGLSREVNKGGSFSTNGGVVGTEGWEAPEILRLRYEENQKPRGTVKSDIFALGLVFGYLFLKGKHLYGLNTDPMGIINNILERNPIPNLTRTIKTKKPKLTSTLIYRRFIRIQRFMSSLSTFVYKEDQIK, from the exons ATGTGGAAAACTGAGTTCTACCGACCTGAGCTGCTAGGAATAGGTAAATCTGCCGGCGTTTATCGAGGAAAGTGTAATAGTAAAGATTGCGCAGTGAAAAGAGTTCAACGAGAAAAAGTCAAAGAATGCGAAGAAAAGGTTATGGAAAATTTGAAAGGTCATCCAAACATCGTCGAGCTTCTCTACTGTGGAACAGTAAGAGAATTCGT TCACTACGTATTGGAATTGTGTGCCGCCTCATTAGAAAAGCTGTTCCTGAAACCGGATGACCCGGAACGATACAAAGGACCGCCCATGCCACATGATCTCCACATTTTCCATCAATTAGCTTTAGGTCTCGAGTACATCCATTCGAAGAACTTAATTCATCGAGACATTAAACCGGAAAACATCCTTATCTCGGTGCGAGGCGCCGGCCAAGACGCCGAGATAACAATCAAGTGGGCAGACTTTGGGCTGTCCAGAGAAGTGAATAAAGGGGGAAGCTTCTCGACCAACGGTGGAGTCGTAGGAACTGAAGGCTGGGAAGCTCCCGAAATACTGAGGTTACGATACGAGGAAAACCAAAAACCTCGAGGCACTGTCAAGAGCGATATCTTTGCACTAGGCCTCGTCTTTGGATATCTGTTTTTGAAAGGCAAACATCTTTATGGTTTGAATACCGACCCGATGGGCATCATAAACAACATACTCGAAAGAAATCCAATTCCAAACTtaacaagaacaataaaaaccaaaaaacctaAACTAACCTCTACCTTGATTTATAGACGATTCATACGAATTCAACGATTCATGTCCTCTTTGTCAACCTTTGTTTACAAAGAGGACCAAATTAAATAG
- the LOC116923724 gene encoding uncharacterized protein LOC116923724: protein MSSPVSSSFTGNINGIQFDRQDFFGKGGSDSVQSGTFNGQRVAIKRIELTKGTDQSSGNEFETLQQLEHPNVVRLLQCGNDNNFRYYAFEWCGASLDQLFLKADDTRKYNGPMPHHIDISLQLASGLEYIHSRNLVHGNIKPENVLISAGPAGQDEITLKWANSGLTRYASKRAKITSQVGGNNAWLAPELLLLKLGGNLHGNKYQGTVKSDMFAQGLIFGSLFLNGEHLYGTMENEDEITENITNGNPINMQKMNRILRDCYEDEIFKKILENDPNKRMTSTAVVNQLKTIKDKISGKEKELLQLCALDSRLDLSVKIKNLIPFGININVKDNDGSNALHLLCRYYSRYELIAVINLVIQSGIDVNARDYNGLNALHYVCRYNSSGIIIDAIQNLMKLGIDPKAKTKDGSNALHYLIRYNSKSDLNSVITILGKYGIDPFEEDDYGWNMFYYLDIKNKKKMEIWFDRKAFLGRGGFGHVLKGKYGGREVAVKRVELRFVNEKEEEALRALDHPNVVKLLHCDSDEDFRMYVLELCDASLDQLFLEPNDPKKYDGPMPRYIQVFLQLALGLEHIHSKQIIHRDIKPQNVLISKAPASRSNEVTIKWADFGLSKSVDERGYHSWSGVRGTTNWYAPEVLKISNNTKEAEEAKKLKGTVKSDVFALGLVFGFLFLKGEHVYGSSEREIYDNVIAKQPINLKKTDRKSLEIYQNNLLLKMLENDPSKRMTSAEVVEQLKSIEDKLAEKEEQLRQLCASREPRSDLTREIQNLIRFGIDVNATNQFGCNAFHLLCQHNSGRHLIEAIKVLIDFGIDKDATTEKGWNALHHLCSNRRKG, encoded by the exons ATGTCTTCGCCTGTTTCCTCAAGTTTTACTGGAAATATCAACGGCATTCAGTTCGATCGCCAAGATTTTTTCGGGAAAGGTGGCTCTGATTCAGTGCAAAGTGGCACATTTAATGGTCAGAGAGTAGCAATAAAAAGAATCGAGTTGACCAAAGGCACGGATCAATCATCTGGCAACGAGTTTGAAACTCTGCAGCAGTTAGAGCATCCGAATGTCGTCAGACTTCTTCAATGTGGAAATGACAACAACTTCAG GTACTATGCATTCGAATGGTGTGGCGCCTCGTTAGATCAGCTGTTTTTGAAGGCGGATGACACTCGAAAATATAATGGGCCTATGCCACACCATATTGATATTTCGCTTCAGTTAGCTTCAGGTCTCGAATACATCCATTCAAGGAATTTAGTTCATGGAAACATTAAACCAGAAAATGTTCTGATTTCTGCGGGACCTGCTGGCCAAGATGAGATAACACTCAAATGGGCAAACTCTGGACTGACCAGATACGCCAGTAAACGAGCAAAGATAACAAGTCAAGTGGGAGGAAACAATGCATGGTTAGCCCCAGAATTGCTGTTGCTGAAATTGGGTGGCAACTTGCACGGAAACAAGTATCAGGGGACCGTCAAAAGCGACATGTTTGCACAAGGACTCATTTTCGGTAGTCTGTTCTTGAATGGGGAACATCTTTACGGTACCATGGAAAATGAAGACGAAATAACCGAAAACATAACGAACGGAAATCCCATCAACATGCAAA AAATGAATCGCATATTAAGGGACTGTTACGAGGatgagatttttaaaaaaattttggaaaacgACCCCAATAAAAGGATGACATCGACAGCAGTTGTTAATCAACTAAAAACCATCAAGGATAAG AtttctggaaaagaaaaagaattgcttCAGTTATGTGCTCTTGATTCTCGATTGGATTTAtcagtaaaaattaaaaacttgaTTCCCTTTGGAATCAACATTAACGTAAAGGACAATGATGGAAGTAATGCACTCCATCTTCTGTGTCGATACTATTCACGTTATGAATTAATTGCAGTAATTAACCTCGTAATCCAAAGCGGAATCGACGTGAATGCAAGAGATTACAATGGGTTGAATGCCCTACATTACGTGTGTCGATACAATTCAAGCGGAATCATAATCGACGcaattcagaatttaatgaaacTGGGAATCGATCCGAAAGCGAAGACAAAAGATGGATCAAATGCACTccattatttgattcgatacaATTCAAAATCAGACTTGAATAGCGTAATTACAATTTTGGGGAAGTATGGAATTGATCCGTTTGAGGAAGACGACTACGGATGGAATATGTTTTACTACTTGgatataaaaaataagaagaaaatggaaatttgGTTCGACCGTAAGGCTTTCTTAGGGCGAGGTGGCTTTGGTCATGTGCTTAAAGGAAAGTATGGAGGCCGTGAAGTCGCAGTAAAAAGAGTTGAACTACGTTTCGtcaacgaaaaagaagaagaagctttgCGAGCGTTAGATCATCCAAACGTCGTCAAACTTCTTCACTGTGACAGTGATGAAGACTTTAG GATGTATGTATTGGAATTATGCGACGCCTCTTTAGATCAGCTCTTCCTGGAGCCGAATGACCCCAAGAAATACGACGGACCTATGCCACGTTAtattcaagtttttcttcaGTTAGCTTTAGGGCTCGAACACATCCATTCGAAGCAAATAATCCACAGAGACATAAAACCGCAAAACGTGCTCATTTCAAAGGCACCTGCCAGCCGAAGCAATGAGGTAACAATCAAATGGGCTGATTTTGGATTGTCCAAATCCGTAGATGAACGTGGATATCACTCGTGGTCTGGAGTAAGAGGAACCACAAATTGGTACGCCCCCGAGGTGCTGAAGATAAGCAATAACACAAAAGAGGCAGAAGAGGCAAAAAAGCTTAAAGGAACAGTCAAGAGCGATGTATTTGCCCTAGGCCTTGTCTTTgggtttcttttcttgaaagGAGAACATGTCTATGGTTCCAGTGAAAGAGAAATTTACGACAACGTAATTGCAAAGCAACCGATCAACTTGAAGA AAACTGACAGAAAATCACTGGAAATTTATCAGAATAACCTACTTCtgaaaatgttggaaaatgATCCTAGCAAAAGGATGACATCGGCAGAAGTAGTCGAACAACTGAAATCTATCGAGGACAAG CTTGCAGAAAAAGAGGAACAATTGCGTCAGCTATGTGCAAGTCGTGAACCTCGGTCGGATTTAACAAGAGAAATCCAAAACTTGATTCGCTTTGGAATCGACGTGAATGCAACGAACCAATTTGGATGCAATGcgtttcatcttttgtgtcaACACAATTCCGGTcgacacttaatcgaggcaattaaagtcttgatcgattTTGgtatcgacaaggacgcaacgacggaaaagggttggaatgcacttcacCACCTGTGCtctaaca gacgcaaaggataA